From the Solanum stenotomum isolate F172 chromosome 4, ASM1918654v1, whole genome shotgun sequence genome, one window contains:
- the LOC125862425 gene encoding O-fucosyltransferase 16-like produces the protein MASSRRRHHFFTRGRWLIPAITVASVFLLLFFFLSILAPSPNGNRIFLLPRHDSSGENDDAIEDSPLPVPAKEKVSKRDMWSSRNSNLFYGCSDASNKFRKAQDITHPNRYLSIVTSGGLNQQRTGITDAVVAARILNATLVVPKLDKSSYWKDSSVFSDIFDVDWFIKYLAKDVSVVKELPLRKGQIWLPYRMRVPRKCSDRCYIHRVLPVLKKKHAVQIMKFDYRLANSLDTDFQKLRCRVNYHALKFVDPILRMGEKLVQRMRMKSKHFIALHLRFEPDMLAFSGCYYGGGDKEREELGKIRKKWKTLPESHPDKARRHGRCPMTPEEVGLMLRSLGYGEDAHIYVASGEIYGGNETLTPLKALFPNFYTKYTLSSKDELEPFSTFSSRLAALDFIVCDESDVFVANNHGNMAKILAGRRRYFSHKPTIRPNGRKLFRVFLNKNYMSHKEFVYRINKYQKGFMGEPKEVSPTWGVFHENPYSCICEKVDNSTGGEVLNSTSRVETFTKVTNTDYDPDTPDDLEVDVLLSD, from the exons cctctcGATTCTCGCGCCTTCTCCTAATGGCAATCGTATCTTCCTTCTTCCCCGTCATGATTCTTCG GGAGAAAATGATGATGCAATTGAAGATTCTCCGTTACCTGTTCCG GCTAAAGAGAAAGTCAGTAAACGGGATATGTGGAGTTCGAGAAATTCAAACCTCTTTTATGGATGCAGTGATGCTAGTAACAAATTTCGAA AAGCACAAGATATCACTCATCCTAATCGTTACTTGTCGATTGTAACAAGTGGAGGTCTTAACCAACAAAGAACTGGG ATAACGGATGCTGTTGTTGCTGCTCGAATTTTGAATGCTACTCTTGTTGTTCCTAAGCTGGACAAGAGTTCTTACTGGAAAGACTCTAG CGTCTTCTCTGATATTTTTGATGTTGATTGGTTTATAAAATATCTTGCGAAAGATGTTTCAGTTGTAAAGGAACTTCCACTCAGAAAAGGGCAAATCTGGTTACCTTATAGAATGCGAGTTCCTAGAAAGTGCAGTGATCGTTGCTATATACATCGTGTATTGCCTGTACTTAAAAAGAAACAT GCTGTACAGATCATGAAGTTTGACTATCGACTTGCAAATAGTCTGGATACAGATTTTCAAAAGCTTAGATGCAGAGTTAATTATCATGCGTTGAAGTTTGTTGACCCTATACTTAGAATGGGTGAGAAATTGGTTCAGCGAATGAGGATGAAGAGCAAGCATTTCATTGCTCTTCACCTAAG GTTTGAACCCGATATGCTTGCATTCTCAGGATGTTACTATGGAGGGGGCGATAAGGAGAGGGAGGAACTCGGGAAGATACGAAAGAAGTGGAAAACATTACCT GAGAGTCACCCAGATAAGGCAAGGAGGCATGGAAGATGCCCTATGACTCCTGAAGAAGTCGGCTTGATGCTGAGATCACTTGGATATGGCGAAGATGCTCATATATACGTAGCATCTGGTGAAATATATGGAGGGAACGAGACATTGACTCCGTTAAAGGCCCTCTTTCCAAACTTCTACACAAAATACACCCTTTCTAGCAAGGATGAGTTAGAACCATTCTCTACATTTTCTTCTAGACTGGCTGCTCTTGACTTCATAGTTTGTGATGAAAGCGATGTATTTGTCGCCAACAACCATGGAAACATGGCCAAAATTCTAGCAGGACGAAG GAGATATTTTAGCCATAAGCCAACCATTCGTCCAAACGGTAGGAAACTATTTCGAGTGTTCTTAAACAAAAACTACATGTCACACAAGGAATTTGTATATAGAATCAACAAATATCAGAAAGGCTTCATGGGAGAGCCTAAGGAGGTAAGTCCAACCTGGGGTGTGTTTCATGAAAATCCTTATTCATGCATATGTGAGAAAGTAGATAACTCTACAGGAGGAGAGGTATTGAATAGTACCTCTCGCGTTGAAACTTTCACCAAGGTAACAAATACTGACTATGACCCTGATACACCTGATGATCTTGAGGTGGATGTGTTGCTCTCGGATTGA